The Tachysurus fulvidraco isolate hzauxx_2018 unplaced genomic scaffold, HZAU_PFXX_2.0 HiC_scaffold_34_np12, whole genome shotgun sequence genomic interval TAGGAAGAATCTGTTCTGAATTTCACTTAAATGTCTTTCTTAATGCACATATTTACTCCTTTAATCCTTTGTTAATGTTATTCTAACATTATTCACTTTCCCTGTTGCTAACTAGGCATAATctcaaaacagcaaaaaaaaaagattatttctGAAAAATTAATTTATCGTTAGAATTTTTTGTTTGAacttacttttaaaaatgtttaatgttataaataatttctctgTAAATACTGGTATACACTTACTCCAATGTAGAAAGATGGATCATCTGACTCGAAAAGTAAAAGTGCTGTAGGGCAgtgatgtgatgtttttaaagttttgtcACACTGCACATATAATTGAATTCTGAATAATAAAGGAATCACGGCATCATGGTTCAGTTTAGTTGTTATGGTTTTCACTCTACATTCTCTACTGGCACCCAGTAGGGCAGCCATTGTGATCTCATgatcaatttattttttcattgaaTTTAGTCAGAAAAAAGAAGCCATGGATTCGGAAACTGTAAAGAAAACTCAAAGCCTCACCACAGCTGAGGAGATGAGGAACCAAACCAAGCTTGTGATGCAGCCGTATTCCAACTGGGAGGAGTATCTGACTCCTGCTCCTCTCTCCATAGCCATCCTGGGAGAGCTGGTCTTCATCTCCTCCAATACAGATTTCTCCATCAACAAGAACCCACCAAAAGTTGGCTACAAGTTCATCAGATACCCAGAGTCATTTCGTGCCTGCCTCATGCAGGTGTGTAACTCAGGCTGGTGTGCTTTCAATGAGGCCCATAAGAACATGGATCAGATTAGACTCCACACCATGGCAGTTCCTGATTACATGAAGATGACTATGAAGATCCTGTTCCAAGGCAGTGATGAGGTTGTTGAAGCTCACCTCCCTGAACAGTTGCAGAACATCCATGTTGTTGCAGATAGCTGTCTTGAGCTGGCCAATTCAACAGAAAAACGGTTCACTGATGTCATCAACATTATCCAAGAACTGCTGGAAGCATGTGTAAATGCTCAGCACTTTTATGGAGAGGAGCTGGAGGAAATCaagaggaaactggaggaaGCCGAGCtgagaaaaacagacacagaagaaGCTGCTAAACGCTCAGAGAAGGTACTGAAGGTCATGGAAAAGCAGCTAAATGAAGCACATGAAAGTTACAGCAAAGCAATGGCTTCACTGCCCGATGGATGGGAAATGATAGGAATGGATTTGGCTGAAGGATTAACTGAGGGCGTCACAACTTTTATTAATGGAATAGCGACCATGGGACCTGAAAAGTTAATACTTTTACTGTCTAAAAATCCAAAAATTATTGATGGAATGGCGTCCATTGTATCTAAACGTTAGACACAGAATGTTTCTAAAAAAAGTCTGTCTAAAAGTCCAGAACCTAAAGCTGattgcattgatgaaattaatatttatagtaAATCTGCAGAAATCCTGAAATGCACAGAGAAAATTCAAGAGTTTGTGATTGAAAACACAATTAACTTGGAAGATTTGTATGATCAAATACACCAAACTACAAAGACAAAATTTCAGGCAGATCAGTTCAAACGAATCGGGGAAAATTTAAAAGAATTTCCAAACTGCACAGCAAAAGAGGAAGCTCAAAACATCTGTACCAAAGGCATTGAGATCTGTGAAGAACTAGCAAAGTATACACCAGAACAGAAATGGGAAGAAGCCAAAACAAATGAGTTGATTAAACTGATCAGAAACCTGAATGAATCAGCTCGCAGTTTTGACAGCAAAAGTAAATCTGTCACAAATTCTCCTTCTCTGGCTCCAAAACCACCAATGATGTATAAAGAAGAAAGTAAACCTGGGAAGGTGAAAGCTTCATAAAGGGCATCAGATAATGCCAGGTTCCGCGTAGAGCAGAGCCGCGCTCAACTGGACAAGACCAGAGACATGTATGAGAAGAGTGTAGAGAACATGGAGAAGAACCAAAAGGAGCTGACTGACATCCTGATCACCATGAGGAGGTGTGAGATCAAAGAGATAGACTTTAACACTACTATAAAAATTTTGGTTCAGGGTATGGATGCCATGGGGAGAGTGAAGAAGCAGTGGGAGAAGATGGTGCGCTTCTTTCAGATGGTGTCCAACATTGTGAAAATCAGTCTGAACAGAACCCTTAAAGATTTTGTATCTACATCTGAGAAGACACAGAAACTTTCCTACAACGCAAAGCTCTTCTCCAAAGATATGCTCTACAATCAAGCCTTTCAAGCCACTAACATCGCCAACCTTGTCAACATGATCTCTACAACCTACACTGAGGTGTCCACCAAGCACATCATGGATCGTGTCAGCACTGTGGGAAAACTGATGGCCATGGACAAGGAAAAGCCAGAGTTTCAGTTTGAGGTTGATCAGTTACGGAACGCCTGTGATGGGGCTCAGGAAGCCATCTTAGTCCTTGTCCTCAAGAACAAGAGGGAGTTTGAAGAGAAGAGTTTTGCAAGACAGAATAAGATTGATAAAGAGTTGCTCGCCATTCTACCTGCTGCTGCTCCAGAAGAGATAAAGAGCATTCAAGCAGCTGTTAAAAGTGGATTCAAAGAAGAAGATGAATCAGCCTACGCCTGAGTGTTTAGCGGATTTCACTCAGCACCACAAATGAACCacatagaacataaacatagaacaaaggagacacacacacacagacaaacagacacagacagacagacacacaaacatacacctgagtgaatgaacaaaagtaTAAAACAAGTGCCTTACACTGTAATTAGCACAGTGTTCGTATTCAAGCTTCTTGTCACATGTGATCATAAATATCATGTGAGCATCATATCATTCAttttttgtcacttttaatTAACTTGCTTTttctaattacatttatattacaaatataatacacatgtaatattcttgtgtatgttaatatatttgtatgtattaaTGCTCTGTCTTAACAGCAAAGTGACAAATTTATTCTGCTTCAAACTATTCTCTAATACCACAATATAACGTATAACTTTTTCCCATTAACTttgcatttaacaaaaaaaataaagatttcttacttatttgtattatttagtaCTCAGTAGCTTTCTTAAGTGATACATTTCTAAAATGATAAAAGTTGTTTACTTCAACTCCTTCTTCACGTTTACAATTATAAAGACTAAACTCTTATAAAtggatgttttttattatttttcagtgttagtgttgatGTTAAATTGGTCCTCTATCACTGTACCAACCCAAATGTACCAGAAAAATCCACTAGAAGATTCTGACATAAAATAATTGCCTTAcaatttggatttgtttgtttgcactttaCCAGAATAAACACTCTCtgcaatttcattcattttgtctaCTTTTCTGATTTCCCcttggggattaataaagttctCCACTAATAATACTTTGTTGTAACACTTGTTAAGCTATTGTAAGAGGGACTATACACTCTCAGATGAACCTCCAGTCTCCTGCAAATGGGTCCATCAGAATAATGCAGGCATTCATGAGAATATGGAACTTTTCCTACTTTTATTAGTTAGCGTTCATGAGGTTTTGAACACCATACGTTACGACTTATTACACAACTTCCTGTGCATACTTTACCTGCATGTACAACGACTCATACATCAGCACGCCAAATCTTAATAACACAATTACCTCCatagacaaaataaacacacaaaaataaatctcactaTCGTTATGGCAACATTTACCTGTATGTAGAAATGTTAAGGAATGTTGATAGTTAAACAGTCTACTGCCAAATTAAACAATTAGACAAACCTATCACAAAAAGGGGTGGTGGGGGGTGTGGTGGGTTAGAGGTTAGGGTTAGCGTACAGACAGGAGGGCagatttttttatactgtttgtctgtctattgtAGTCACATTTACTTACACTTTTACATAACACTATTGCTATAGTAATAgtgcaagtgtttgtgtgtgtgtgtgtgtgtgtgtgtgtgtgtgtgtgtgtgtgtgtgtgtgtgtgtgtgtgtgtgtgtgtgtgtgtgtgcatgtgtatgcgtgtgtgtttgtgtgtgtgcatctgtgtatgcatgtgtgtgtgggcgcgtgtgagtgtctgtgtgtatgtgagtgtgtgtgggcacgtgtgtgtgtatgattgtgtgtgtgtatgtgtgcatggcTGTCTTTGAGatattgtgtttgtctcatATTGAGAAATGTTGCCATACAGCACCCTCTGCTGTTACTTTATGTTTTGATtctgtttgcttatttatttatctgtttgctTATTATTACAGACCTTTacagtgctgcattcgacactatagatcaaaacattctcctagatcgcttacaaaattacacaggtattcatggacaggctttaagttggtttagatcctacctgtctgatcgataccattttgcagaattaaatggtgaatcctccagtttattagttaactatggggtccctcaaggatcagttctaggatcTCTGCTTTATTCGATATACATGcatccattagggaacatcattagaagacatgtgattagtttccattgttatgctgatgacacacagttatatatctcatcaaaaccagatgaaatagctaatttcttttaataaagtgTATCAATTAAAGAGATATACTATTGTATGAACTGTAATTTTAATTCTGAATTattggtccaaaaaccagtacacagaaactctcacactttaacgcccatttagagggatgtacagtaactagtagcttgacagtgaaagacctggtgtttattagacagtaacttgtctttaaaatcatatcaccatattacacacacagccttcttccaccttagaaatattgccaagctgagaaacatcctgtctgtatctgatgctgagaagctagttcatgcgttcatcacctctagactggactattgtaatgcattactaggtggttg includes:
- the LOC125138441 gene encoding uncharacterized protein LOC125138441, with product MDSETVKKTQSLTTAEEMRNQTKLVMQPYSNWEEYLTPAPLSIAILGELVFISSNTDFSINKNPPKVGYKFIRYPESFRACLMQVCNSGWCAFNEAHKNMDQIRLHTMAVPDYMKMTMKILFQGSDEVVEAHLPEQLQNIHVVADSCLELANSTEKRFTDVINIIQELLEACVNAQHFYGEELEEIKRKLEEAELRKTDTEEAAKRSEKVLKVMEKQLNEAHESYSKAMASLPDGWEMIGMDLAEGLTEGVTTFINGIATMGPEKLILLLSKNPKIIDGMASIVSKR